The following proteins are encoded in a genomic region of Colletotrichum higginsianum IMI 349063 chromosome 9, whole genome shotgun sequence:
- a CDS encoding Acyltransferase: protein MNDPLRPTSLPAFPSNQQTHTAIMATDVHKKIDPEQVPAAAPKAGLTRKPSDPHPAGRVKYSFPMQLLRGLTFGLYFAACCLAIITTQMLGIPLYFYNREMFYAYMALTKQSFGLTITAMTHMWSNSTIRISGDKSMNGQIRKTPDGRVEFNFPERLVLVANHQIYTDWLYLWWVAYANAPSMHGHIYIILKESLKYIPGVGIGMMFYGFIFMSRKMATDQPRLAHRIDKLKTRHVAANGKEYLNPMWLLLFPEGTNLSTNGRRKSAAWAAKMGLKDPEHVLLPRSTGTLFCLRELKDSLEYIYDCTVAYEGVPRGKFGDQYFSLISTYFQGRPPRSVNFHWRRFRLADIPLDDAKAFDAWLRERWYEKDALMEEYLSTGRFPASPDIESGHLETEVRLKNWFELGQIFVVVGTAGIIWRMIINAIARFASVL, encoded by the exons ATGAACGACCCTCTGCGTCCAACCTCGTTGCCGGCCTTCCCATCGAACCAGCAAACACATaccgccatcatggcgacCGACGTCCACAAGAAAATCGACCCCGAGCAGGTTCCCGCGGCGGCCCCGAAGGCCGGCTTGACCAGGAAACCGAGCGACCCCCATCCGGCCGGCCGGGTCAAGTACAGCTTCCCCATGCAGCTCCTTCGTGGACTGACCTTTGGCCTCTACTTCGCCGCCTGCTGTCTTGC CATCATCACGACCCAGATGCTCGGCATCCCGCTATACTTTTACAACCGCGAAATGTTCTACGCCTACATGGCCCTGACGAAACAGTCCTTTGGCCTGACCATCACGGCCATGACGCACATGTGGAGCAACAGCACGATACGCATAAGCGGCGACAAATCTATGAACGGCCAGATCAGAAAGACGCCCGACGGCAGGGTCGAGTTCAACTTCCCCGAGCGCCTCGTTCTGGTCGCAAACCACCAG ATCTACACCGACTGGCTGTACCTCTGGTGGGTGGCCTACGCAAACGCCCCGAGCATGCACGGCCACATCTACATCATCCTCAAGGAGTCGCTCAAGTACAtccccggcgtcggcatcggcatgaTGTTCTACGGCTTCATCTTCATGTCGCGCAAGATGGCCACCGACCAGCCCCGCCTGGCGCATCGCATCGACAAGCTCAAGACGcgccacgtcgccgccaacggcaagGAGTACCTCAACCCCATGTggctcctcctcttccccgaGGGCACGAACCTGTCCACCAACGGCCGCCGCAAGTCGGCTGCCTGGGCCGCGAAGATGGGCCTCAAGGACCCGGAGCACGTGCTCCTCCCGCGCAGCACCGGCACCCTTTTCTGCCTCAGAGAGCTGAAGGACTCGCTCGAGTACATCTACGACTGCACCGTCGCCTACGAAGGCGTTCC CCGCGGCAAGTTCGGTGACCAATACTTCTCCCTCATCAGCACCTACTTCCAAGGCCGGCCCCCGCGCTCCGTCAACTTCCACTGGCGGCGCTtccgcctcgccgacatccccctcgacgacgcaaaGGCCTTCGACGCCTGGCTCCGCGAGCGCTGGTACGAGAAGGACGCTCTTATGGAGGAGTACCTGTCTACCGGCCGCTTCCCCGCGAGTCCCGACATCGAGAGCGGCCATCTCGAGACCGAGGTCCGTCTGAAAAACTGGTTCGAGCTGGGGCAGAtctttgtcgtcgtcggcaccgcCGGCATCATCTGGCGCATGATCATCAACGCCATTGCGAGGTTCGCCTCGGTTCTTTAA
- a CDS encoding Ankyrin repeat domain-containing protein 52, whose translation MEPIGLAVGVAGLAGLFSSCLEAVERFDSYKNFDRDSRSLTTQLDAAKHLLEQWGRAVGIENGKMSDNHHPALDNEKTLEVVRKLLSSIQDFFGGPDDVALQIATSTDRDFLKSGPLPSRWTKHSRHRAPADSKWKMASWALSGKSKRTKHVQTVTSLVQYLYILVPINDTKEIQAGQKSSATDIRDTSSHEHLWLATIQAFIDKTEDEMIAETKRDLCAWLGSPSPNDLYDDSIQKRLDGTCEWILERDNVLGWLSPDISPDSASLLWINGPAGFGKTVLCAKLVEILSSKPQTPVAHFFLSSKFEGRDDPYAAVRSWVTTVSFSSPTALDVVHRKRLVQHEQVATRATIMKLFREVLQAVPFCTFVLDGLDECTWLGENRNDGDSVVRFLNELRQSITDTTARILVVSRNEPEIRQGLLQFPGFSEYAISPEDVRDDNVAYSRSIVNSKLPNKDEPTRLSISRKMADRSNGQFQWIKMQEGFLRKGRNKKQLEKDIDETPAGLDRLYDRTWERIERLRDAEKNRAFSLLRWAAFALRPLTVCEITEAVLINDDCDDLPLDELPDSVDEDYIESEILGLCGSLVEVRGTQPDSSPGSRKIHLTHFSVKQYLLYKIPSQGAILFANETLRASNETLEAVILAKLCLRYISFQRVWDDFSAEDDNRVGASFRNYAAEYWHQHTDLSKADDEPLVEAMNTLFDGRAKTWESWRKWFDLYGEDLDPEATETAASPLYYASRLGLTEVVKHLIQHCKHNPNESLESGRAALVVACERGSLEVAQTLLEAGTKVNVTGYRGRTPLYSASMNGHLEVLKLILEKGGDLTVANAGGWTPLHIAADNGHLEVVILLLAKGAEVAVADKDGWTPLNSAAAEGYVEVVRLLLDRGADMTVANKDGWTPLISAADEGHVEVVRLLLDRGADMTVADDDDGWTPLILAASNGHVEVVRLLLERGADISATNNNGWTPLNLAAVNGYVEVVRLLLDMGADMTVAGEGWTPLSSAADSGHIEVVRLLLERGADIAVVDNGGWAPLIVAANKGHIEVVRLLLDMGADMTVADGDWTPLIVAAGEGHIEVVKLLLEKGADISAATKNGWTTLLSAADNGHLEIISLLITRGADIAVVDNSGLAPLIVAANKGHIEVVKLLLEKGADISVATKNGWTALIAAAFQGHIEVVRLLLERGADISVVNADGCSSLGFASHGHLDVVKLLLDKGANVAVASTDGWTPLIIASRNGHPDIVRLLLDKGANITDAMKDGSTALEFAARNGHDLVVELLLNNGAGFAVINNTGKTPLHSASANGHIKVAKLLLKKGASPAAKTHNGWTSLHIASQNGHIEVAKLLLEKGASPAAKIHNFGTPLHLASKNGHIEVAKLLLEKGASPTAEDHDGWTSLHSASANGHIKVDKLLISKGAEIFVAENRGWTPLHVASLKGFSELVRLFLERFPDHTDARDDIGRTPLFFAAMQGHSEVVKLLLSRLASANAMDCYNATALIAAARDGHAGVVELLLNENGIWFNHRDKLGRSALCWARQSGDVQTIELLFKHSQGTTEAQPGHENTPTGDRAASFKPDSSICDVGKGIGAPCSAETTCNFAES comes from the exons ATGGAGCCGATAGGACTTGCGGTTGGAGTCGCgggcctggctggcctcTTCTCCAGTTGCCTGGAAGCCGTCGAAAGGTTCGACTCTTACAAGAACTTTGACCGCGATTCGCGTTCCTTGACCACacagctcgacgccgccaagcaTCTCTTGGAACAATGGGGTCGtgccgtcggcatcgagaaCGGAAAGATGTCGGACAACCATCATCCTGCCCTCGACAACGAAAAAACACTAGAAGTCGTCCGCAAGCTGTTGTCCAGCATCCAAGACTTCTTTGGCGGTCCAGACGATGTGGCGCTTCAAATAGCAACGTCAACGGACAGGGACTTCCTAAAAAGCGGCCCGCTTCCTTCGCGATGGACGAAGCATTCTCGCCATAGAGCGCCTGCGGATTCGAAATGGAAAATGGCTTCTTGGGCGCTATCTGGGAAATCGAAGCGTACAAAGCACGTCCAGACAGTCACCTCCCTAGTGCAGTATCTGTATATCCTCGTTCCCATCAACGATACCAAGGAGATACAAGCAGGACAAAAGTCATCGGCTACAGACATTCGAG ATACTTCCTCACATGAGCATCTTTGGCTTGCAACGATTCAAGCGTTCATAGACAAGACAGAAGACGAAATGATAG CCGAAACAAAGAGGGACCTATGCGCCTGGCTTGGTTCTCCGTCTCCGAACGACCTTTACGACGATTCCATTCAGAAGAGACTGGACGGGACATGCGAGTGGATATTAGAGCGAGACAACGTGCTTGGATGGCTTTCGCCTGACATCTCGCCCGACAGCGCCAGCTTGCTCTGGATCAACGGCCCGGCAGGGTTCGGCAAGACTGTTCTGTGTGCCAAACTGGTTGAGATTCTTTCGTCCAAGCCTCAAACACCCGTCGCACATTTCTTTCTCTCATCCAAATTTGAGGGTCGCGATGATCCCTATGCAGCCGTCAGATCGTGGGTCACGACGGTCTCTTTCAGCAGCCCAACTGCTTTGGACGTGGTCCACAGGAAACGATTGGTCCAACATGAGCAGGTCGCAACGCGGGCAACTATCATGAAGCTCTTCCGCGAGGTTCTGCAAGCCGTGCCGTTTTGTACTTTCGTCTTGGACGGTCTGGACGAATGCACTTGGTTAGGCGAGAACCGTAACGACGGCGACTCGGTGGTCCGTTTTCTCAATGAGCTCAGGCAATCAATTACCGACACCACTGCCCGAATTTTGGTTGTCAGCCGCAACGAACCAGAGATTCGACAAGGACTCTTGCAGTTCCCGGGCTTCAGCGAGTATGCGATATCTCCCGAGGACGTCCGTGACGATAACGTAGCCTACTCTAGAAGCATCGTCAACAGCAAGCTGCCGAACAAGGACGAGCCAACCAGACTCAGCATCTCTCGGAAAATGGCCGATCGCAGCAACGGCCAGTTTCAGTGGATCAAGATGCAAGAGGGGTTCTTGAGGAAAGGCAGGAATAAAAAGCAGCTCGAGAAAGACATTGACGAGACCccggccggcctcgatcGTCTCTACGACCGAACCTGGGAGAGGATTGAGAGATTACGAGACGCGGAAAAAAATAGAGCATTCTCTTTGCTCCGGTGGGCCGCGTTCGCTCTGCGACCTCTGACTGTCTGCGAGATCACTGAAGCCGTTCTCATTAACGATGACTGTGACGATCTGCCGCTTGACGAGTTGCCGGACTCTGTTGACGAAGACTACATTGAAAGTGAGATCTTGGGTCTCTGCGGATCCTTGGTTGAAGTGCGGGGCACTCAGCCGGACTCCTCTCCCGGATCCAGGAAGATACACCTGACGCACTTCTCGGTCAAGCAGTATCTGCTGTACAAGATTCCGTCCCAGGGAGCGATTCTATTCGCTAATGAAACCTTGCGCGCATCAAACGAAACCCTCGAGGCTGTAATCCTTGCTAAGCTGTGTCTCCGCTACATCAGCTTCCAGCGGGTCTGGGACGACTTTTCTGCTGAAGACGATAATCGAGTTGGGGCATCCTTCCGAAATTACGCCGCGGAATACTGGCATCAGCACACTGATTTGAGCAAAGCAGATGATGAGCCGTTGGTAGAAGCCATGAACACCCTCTTTGACGGACGCGCTAAGACTTGGGAGTCCTGGAGAAAATGGTTTGATCTCTACGGCGAAGACTTGGATCCAGAGGCGACGGAAACAGCAGCAAGCCCTTTGTATTATGCTTCCCGTTTGGGGCTGACAGAGGTCGTCAAACATCTCATACAGCACTGCAAACACAATCCGAACGAAAGCCTAGAGTCCGGAAGAGCAGCGCTTGTGGTCGCATGCGAAAGGGGAAGTCTGGAAGTTGCGCAAACGCTGCTTGAAGCAGGAACCAAAGTCAACGTCACAGGCTACCGAGGACGAACGCCGCTCTATTCGGCATCAATGAACGGTCATCTCGAAGTGCTGAAGCTAATCCTCGAAAAGGGGGGTGACTTGACGGTGGCAAATGCTGGTGGATGGACTCCGCTACATATAGCCGCAGATAACGGCCATCTTGAGGTCGtcatccttcttctcgccaAGGGAGCAGAGGTTGCAGTTGCCGATAAGGACGGCTGGACGCCACTGAAttcagctgctgctgagggCTATGTTGAGGTAGTGAGGCTACTCCTTGACAGGGGAGCAGATATGACAGTTGCTAATAAGGACGGCTGGACGCCACTAATCTCAGCTGCTGATGAGGGCCATGTTGAGGTAGTGAGGCTACTTCTTGACAGGGGAGCAGACATGACagttgctgatgatgatgacggctGGACGCCACTGATCTTAGCTGCCTCCAATGGCCATGTTGAGGTGGTGAGGCTCCTTCTTGAAAGGGGAGCAGATATCTCAGCAACTAACAATAATGGGTGGACACCACTGAACTTAGCTGCCGTCAACGGCTATGTTGAGGTAGTGAGGCTACTCCTTGACATGGGAGCAGACATGACAGTTGCTGGTGAGGGTTGGACGCCACTAAGTTCAGCTGCTGACAGTGGCCATATTGAGGTGGTCAGATTGCTTCTTGAAAGGGGGGCAGATATCGCAGTCGTCGATAATGGTGGATGGGCACCACTGATCGTAGCTGCCAACAAAGGCCATATCGAGGTAGTAAGGCTACTCCTTGACATGGGAGCAGACATGACAGTTGCTGATGGGGATTGGACGCCACTGATCGTAGCTGCCGGCGAAGGCCATATCGAGGTGGTAAAGCTACTCCTGGAAAAGGGAGCAGATATCTCAGCGGCCACCaagaatggatggacgacacTGCTGTCAGCTGCTGATAACGGTCATCTTGAGATCATTAGCCTTCTTATCACTAGGGGGGCAGATATCGCAGTCGTTGATAATAGTGGATTAGCGCCACTGATTGTAGCTGCCAACAAAGGCCATATCGAGGTGGTAAAGCTACTCCTGGAAAAGGGAGCAGATATCTCAGTGGCCACCAagaatggatggacggcACTTATTGCAGCTGCTTTCCAAGGCCATATCGAGGTAGTAAGGCTACTCCTGGAACGGGGGGCAGATATCTCAGTTGTTAACGCAGATGGGTGCTCATCGTTAGGTTTTGCCTCCCATGGCCACCTTGATGTCGTCAAGTTACTTCTTGACAAGGGAGCAAACGTTGCAGTCGCCAGCACAGACGGTTGGACACCACTTATCATCGCATCACGAAATGGTCATCCTGATATTGTTAGACTTCTCCTCGATAAAGGAGCCAACATCACAGATGCTATGAAAGACGGATCGACAGCGCTTGAATTTGCCGCACGAAACGGACACGACCTGGTAGTTGAGTTGCTGCTTAACAACGGAGCTGGTTTTGCAGTCATCAACAACACAGGAAAGACGCCGCTTCATTCAGCCTCAGCTAATGGCCACATTAAGGTCGCTAAATTGCTTCTCAAAAAAGGGGCAAGTCCAGCAGCTAAGACTCACAATGGATGGACGTCGCTTCACATTGCCTCCCAAAACGGTCACATTGAGGTCGCCAAATTACTTCTTGAAAAGGGGGCAAGTCCAGCAGCTAAGATTCACAATTTTGGGACGCCGCTTCATTTAGCATCCAAAAATGGCCACATTGAGGTCGCCAAATTACTTCTCGAAAAGGGGGCAAGTCCAACAGCTGAGGACCATGATGGATGGACGTCGCTTCATTCGGCCTCAGCTAATGGCCACATTAAG GTGGACAAGCTGCTCATCAGCAAGGGGGCAGAGATTTTCGTTGCTGAAAACAGGGGCTGGACGCCGCTGCATGTTGCATCACtaaaaggcttcagcgagctGGTCCGGCTGTTCCTCGAACGATTCCCAGATCACACCGACGCTAGGGACGACATCGGCCGCACACCCCTCTTTTTCGCAGCGATGCAGGGACACAGTGAGGTTGTTAAGCTGCTGCTTTCCCGTCTGGCATCTGCCAATGCCATGGACTGCTACAATGCGACGGCTTTGATTGCGGCGGCAAGGGATGGACACGCAGGCGTGGTGGAGCTCCTGCTCAATGAGAATGGCATCTGGTTCAATCACAGGGACAAATTGGGCAGGTCCGCTCTTTGCTGGGCGAGGCAGAGCGGAGATGTCCAGACGATTGAGCTCCTCTTCAAGCATTCACAGGGGACAACAGAAGCGCAGCCGGGTCACGAGAACACGCCGACGGGAGACAGAGCAGCTTCGTTTAAGCCAGACTCAAGCATCTGCGAT GTGGGAAAGGGCATCGGCGCTCCATGCTCTGCTGAAACCACATGTAATTTTGCTGAGTCGTGA
- a CDS encoding Metalloendopeptidase, with translation MHYSQFLPFVTLFASSVVVEASPTAMLEGRSVGLVARAPDTPGDACIRTPVSAEPDYSYYTFHINADIGERAKNAGLVKIGVQQHCDSNGGLFGMWATNTNNWAYVLLDKFGPENPYKVKVDRCQKGKDRHISTYRVWLCNENNWCGTTACGLDRKVCPEKKTKAVDLSDNLIWPCAL, from the exons ATGCACTACTCCCAGTTTCTCCCCTTCGTCACTCTTTTCGCCTCCTctgttgtcgtcgaggccagCCCAACAGCAATGCTTGAAGGGCGCTCAGTGGGACTTGTTGCTCGCGCTCCGGACACGCCGGGTGACGCGTGCATCAGGACGCCAGTGAGCGCGGAGCCCGACTACTCATACTACACGTTCCACATCAACGCAGACATCGGAGAACGCGCCAAAAACGCGGGACTTGTCAAGATCGGCGTGCAACAGCATTGCGACTCGAACGGCGGTCTTTTTGGAA TGTGGGCCACGAACACGAATAACTGGGCGTATGTGCTTCTGGACAAGTTCGGCCCCGAGAACCCGTacaaggtcaaggtcgacCGCTGCCAGAAGGGCAAGGATCGTCACATCTCTACCTACAGAGTATGGCTGTGCAACGAAAACAACTGGTGCGGGACTACGGCCTGCGGATTGGACCGGAAGGTCTGTCCTGaaaagaagacgaaggcggTTGACTTGTCAGACAACTTGATCTGGCCGTGCGCTCTTTAA
- a CDS encoding Phytanoyl-dioxygenase, with protein MSIVTPSKTFTPGLEFKNRQYFDPEKKFHDEVATALGIVRDRLPILGELRALLKLTFGDATYSIPPIFVDARSHQTQLLDSVGADVKVDVEVTIKPAYIVRFHEGTLDPRMGLFMDARVYEPSVPKGDVPKLIRFADLLNKSPPSLLGKAQDLDPSALPQPTEDIEQIKKDLIEYGYGLVKNALLPKEVEIIKNAVLQQAAGERQAGVATFDGGSKGPNQRVWCVVSTIEVCRSSAEINCIVFVGISSTKETSSYAIVPWFLGDHAHISTLSANIARPGNVPMQLHTDQSSKTPPQRDLALGLNISFYLVNTTDINGATRVYPGSHKGNVAPSDIWTVEGSIPAEGPAGTAVVFDNRLWHTTGPNRASEGEVERPVILLHFVRSFVRAGENHYLSLRKDVEAKLPDRQKAFFGFRKIPGMGSVEGNTTPGNVTRTDDAIGPLRTSGQETET; from the exons ATGTCAATCGTTACGCCATCGAAGACATTCACACCCGGTCTGGAGTTCAAAAACAGACAGTACTTCGACCCAGAGAAGAAGTTCCACGATGAAGTAGCTACGGCGCTCGGCATCGTGCGGGATAGGCTTCCA ATTTTGGGAGAGTTGAGAGCGCTTTTGAAGCTCACATTTGGGGATGCCACATATTCCATCCCCCCGATTTTCGTCGATGCCCGCTCTCACCAGACTCAGCTTCTGGATTCAGTAGGAGCTGATGTCAAGGTGGACGTAGAGGTGACAATCAAGCCGGCGTACATTGTACGCTTCCATGAAGGCACTTTGGATCCCCGTATGGGACTCTTCATGGATGCTCGCGTATACGAACCATCGGTGCCAAAGGGTGATGTTCCCAAGCTAATCCGTTTTGCGGACCTACTCAACAAATCACCACCCTCGCTGCTGGGCAAGGCTCAAGACCTTGACCCATCCGCCTTGCCTCAGCCAACCGAGGATATCGAACAGATCAAAAAGGACCTGATCGAGTACGGTTACGG ACTCGTAAAGAACGCCTTGCTCCCTAAAGAAgtcgagatcatcaagaACGCGGTCCTCCAGCAGGCAGCCGGAGAACGACAAGCGGGGGTTGCCACGTTCGACGGCGGTTCGAAGGGACCCAACCAGCGTGTCTGGTGCGTTGTCTCAACCATTGAGGTTTGCAGGTCGTCTGCAGAGATTAATTGCATTGTTTTCGTAGGAATCTCATCAACAAAGGAGACGAGTTCAT ACGCGATTGTTCCGTGGTTTCTGGGTGACCATGCTCACATTTCAACGCTGTCGGCCAACATCGCGCGACCCGGCAACGTGCCGATGCAGCTTCACACCGACCAATCGTccaagacgccgccgcagcgcGACTTGGCTTTGGGTCTGAACATTTCCTTCTACCTCGTAAACACCACCGACATCAACGGGGCAACGCGGGTGTACCCGGGTTCCCACAAGGGCAACGTCGCACCCAGCGACATATGGACTGTG GAGGGTTCCATACCGGCCGAGGGCCCGGCCGGGACCGCGGTCGTGTTCGACAACCGCCTTTGGCACACGACGGGGCCGAACCGCGCCAGCGAAGGCGAAGTCGAGCGTCCGGTGATACTGCTTCACTTCGTGCGGTCCTTCGTGCGCGCCGGCGAGAACCACTATCTCTCCCTGCGCAAAGATGTCGAGGCGAAGCTGCCCGACAGGCAGAAGGCCTTCTTCGGATTTCGTAAGATCCCCGGCATGGGGTCGGTCGAAGGGAATACTACTCCGGGCAATGTGACTCGAACGGATGATGCCATTGGGCCGCTGCGTACATCAGGTCAAGAAACAGAGACTTGA
- a CDS encoding UbiE family methyltransferase, which produces MRESSYNHRRAEIQAAYLLPHVRPHHHVLDVGAGSGSITRDFASLCRSGRVVGIDYSVDMVKHARKTYLDDAVETPPKNLSFEVCNAEDLSIFPDASFDIVHAHTCLTHVNDRVKALREFLRVCKPGGVVAVRDPLDIERQVVWRPDLPAMRLHGRIAATLLRAKGGDPEAGSRLAEWAREAGYEKNGGKVTVGLGEERQTKMLNIIGAGIGKEEAIQLGIITEKQLDEFNEAYDIWYGTEDHICIGKVAEMLCFKGLGDQ; this is translated from the coding sequence ATGAGAGAGTCGTCTTACAATCACCGCCGGGCTGAGATCCAGGCAGCATATCTCTTGCCGCATGTACGTCCACATCACCACGTATTGGATGTCGGAGCCGGGTCCGGGAGCATCACCAGGGACTTCGCCAGCCTCTGCCGCAGCGGCCGGGTCGTCGGTATCGACTACTCCGTCGACATGGTGAAGCACGCCCGGAAAACGTACCTggacgatgccgtcgagacgccgccgaagaaCCTGTCCTTTGAGGTGTGcaacgccgaggacctcTCCATCTTCCCTGATGCCAGCTTCGACATCGTGCACGCTCACACCTGCCTTACGCACGTAAACGACCGCGTCAAGGCGCTCCGCGAGTTTCTCCGCGTGTGCAAGCCCGGCGGTGTGGTGGCGGTGCGAGACCCCCTGGACATCGAAAGGCAGGTGGTCTGGAGGCCGGATCTGCCCGCGATGAGGCTGCACGGCCGCATTGCCGCTACGCTCTTGCGAGCGAAGGGCGGTGATCCTGAAGCCGGGTCTCGCCTTGCGGAGTGGGCGCGGGAGGCAGGCTATGAGAAGAATGGAGGAAAAGTCACAGTAGGCCTCGGAGAAGAGAGGCAGACCAAGATGTTGAACATTATAGGCGCGGGTATCGGCAAGGAAGAGGCGATTCAACTGGGCATCATCACCGAGAAGCAGCTTGATGAGTTCAACGAGGCCTATGATATTTGGTACGGGACGGAAGACCATATATGTATCGGAAAAGTAGCCGAAATGCTCTGTTTCAAGGGACTCGGAGATCAATAG
- a CDS encoding P450 monooxygenase produces MESVSVDCLLLAKTLGHCQLVGSFAVLLTLLFGVYHFLRGPLLYPGFPAVGLDDKSWGWFRYRNAVREYRTRGKQIVNEGSEVSEFGHPKLHDAVPVDLTNILCLCLYPKTRKPFQVVTDTVTKICFPPEYANELKNIKALSFTKALEKVELFTAYRGFEPIKAASHESNILQNVTRLRITPSLIVTRLIRAASQSIRLDKELTAVPRPLDGRNRRRNFYRSQRTTWSPNRMPTPPATADWQEAAFKPIGQNLVARLSARLFVGTQLCRNQEWLKVSTAYAVDGFVAAYALRGWHPLVRWAVSWFLPECRRLRKTVSDARRILEPVIKGHSRHDRQHASGESCKSSPRADTIDWLLEAFDKAGITGRWNVADAQLGLSIVAIHTTTELLTGALFDIVAAGPHLVDELREEIVRVLGPETVAQSQGNTVFSKTSLYEMKLLDSTLKESQRMHTRGIGAMGRVSEADVQLSDGSTIPKGAFSIVTLGCYHDEKVYPQPGIFNPRRFLEMRSKPGEEKNWQLVTTSPHHLGFGYGDHACPGRFLAANEVKIALVYLLMEYDWKLPGQRPQDTMVIGSQHQADARAKVLFKKRVSEIAL; encoded by the exons ATGGAGTCAGTGTCAGTTGATTGTCTCCTTCTCGCCAAGACATTGGGACATTGCCAGCTTGTAGGGTCGTTTGCCGTCCTCCTGACGTTGCTTTTCGGAGTCTACCACTTCCTTCGCGGGCCGCTACTCTATCCCGGTTTCCctgccgtcggcctcgacgacaagTCCTGGGGATGGTTCCGGTATCGGAACGCGGTCCGCGAATACCGTACTCGAGGGAAGCAAATTGTCAATGAGGGGTCTGAGGTGAGTGAATTTGGTCACCCCAAACTTCACGATGCTGTCCCGGTCGATCTAACAAACATTCTGTGCCTCTGTCTGTACCCCAAGACCCGGAAACCTTTCCAAGTAGTCACGGATACCGTGACGAAGATCTGTTTCCCACCCGAGTATGCCAATGAGCTCAAGAACATCAAGGCGCTCAGCTTCACAAAAGCTCTGGAGAAGGTT GAACTTTTCACTGCATATCGGGGGTTTGAACCTATCAAGGCTGCTAGCCACGAGAGCAACATTCTTCAAAATGTCACGCGTCTTAGAATTACACCCTCACTCA TCGTTACCAGGCTGATACGAGCTGCTTCTCAAAGCATACGGCTAGACAAAGAGCTCACGGCAGTACCTAGACCACTTGACGGACGAAATCGCAGAAGAAACTTCTATCGCTCTCAAAGAACAACTTGGAGTCCCAACAG AATGCCAACCCCGCCCGCCACCGCAGACTGGCAAGAAGCCGCCTTCAAGCCCATCGGGCAGAACCTGGTCGCCCGTCTCTCCGCGCGACTCTTCGTCGGAACTCAGCTGTGCAGGAACCAGGAGTGGCTCAAAGTGTCCACCGCgtacgccgtcgacggcttcgtcgccgcctATGCGTTGCGCGGCTGGCACCCGCTTGTCCGGTGGGCTGTCAGCTGGTTTCTGCCGGAATGCCGCAGGCTCAGGAAGACTGTTTCGGATGCTCGCCGGATATTAGAGCCAGTCATCAAGGGTCATTCCAGGCATGATAGACAGCATGCGTCTGGGGAAAGTTGCAAAAGCTCACCTCGGGCAGACACGATTGAC TGGCTGCTGGAGGCATTTGACAAAGCCGGCATCACGGGAAGATGGAACGTGGCCGACGCTCAGCTGGGTCTCAGCATCGTCGCAATACATACCACAACCGAGCTGCTCACAGGCGCGCTATTCGACATCGTTGCAGCCGGACCTCACTTGGTCGATGAGTTGCGTGAAGAAATAGTCAGGGTTCTCGGACCAGAAACCGTTGCTCAGTCGCAGGGTAACACAGTCTTCAGCAAGACGAGTCTGTATGAGATGAAACTGCTGGATAGCACACTCAAAGAGTCCCAGAGAATGCACACGAGAGGGATAG GTGCGATGGGTCGCGTCTCCGAAGCCGACGTGCAACTGTCGGATGGTTCCACCATCCCCAAAGGAGCCTTTTCGATTGTAACGCTGGGATGTTACCATGACGAGAAGGTTTATCCCCAGCCAGGTATCTTCAACCCCCGTCGGTTTCTAGAGATGCGATCGAAGCCGGGCGAAGAAAAGAATTGGCAGCTTGTCACCACAAGCCCTCATCACTTGGGATTCGGCTACGGCGACCACGCATGTCCGGGAAGGTTCCTGGCTGCAAACGAGGTTAAGATTGCTCTTGTCTATTTGCTCATGGAATACGATTGGAAGCTGCCTGGGCAGAGACCGCAAGACACAATGGTGATAGGCTCACAGCACCAGGCTGATGCCCGGGCCAAGGTCTTGTTCAAGAAGAGGGTTTCAGAAATAGCTTTATGA